A stretch of the Pelodiscus sinensis isolate JC-2024 chromosome 8, ASM4963464v1, whole genome shotgun sequence genome encodes the following:
- the MRPL43 gene encoding large ribosomal subunit protein mL43, translating to MTARGTASRFLGSVLHNGLGRYVCQLQRLSLAFSARGQTSRGARGYIEEKVLDFAKQNPGVVVYVSPQECRSPMMVAEYLNGAVREELIADKSVEEITQLVQKLVTQSGLEIIRIRKPFHTYTPSIQGQWHPFTNKPSILTVQRPRAQAPQPNKA from the exons ATGACCGCGCGCGGCACCGCGAGCCGCTTCCTGGGCAGCGTCCTGCACAACGGGCTGGGCCGCTACGTGTGTCAGCTGCAGCGCCTCAGCCTGGCCTTCAGCGCGCGCGGCCAGACCTCGCGCGGCGCCCG AGGCTACATCGAAGAGAAGGTGCTGGACTTCGCCAAGCAGAACCCCGGGGTGGTCGTCTACGTCAGCCCCCAGGAATGCAGGAGCCCCATGATGGTGGCAGAATATT TGAACGGAGCCGTGCGGGAAGAGCTCATCGCTGACAAGTCGGTGGAGGAGATCACGCAGCTGGTCCAGAAGCTGGTCACGCAGTCGGGGCTGGAGATCATCCGCATCCGCAAGCCCTTCCACACGTACACCCCCAGCATCCAGGGCCAGTGGCATCCGTTCACCAACAAACCCAGCATCCTCACCGTGCAGCGCCCGCGTGCCCAGGCGCCGCAGCCTAATAAAGCGTAA
- the TWNK gene encoding twinkle mtDNA helicase — protein sequence MGLPPCRASLRLLPALSGWAGGGGALAGPGRRPYKKETLPASEGPVPPVSVPEIRQYLRAQGIPFHEGYSCLHAPSLFVEGPGEQLPPPAGGARYSLFIDKTTGSFMCLATLAEGTWQDFQASVELKHKGVPSAGLQQLEGVDPAGEDARHIWDRALPLWELLDEEETRTVKATFGISKVSDSTLKRFGVRYLRTARTLVFPWFNPRGTGLKGLKLLGAECQGDTVLYVENTLPRPSAYHNLFGLPLIGRRDTEVVLTGRELDTLALHQATGLPSLSLPRGVTCLPPVLLPYLEQFKRITLWLGEDLRSWEAAKLFARKLNPKRCSLVRPGDQQPRPLEAFTRGMNLSKIVRSALPAGHKSIVSFRQLRDEVFGELANVEQVAGVKWARFPDLNKLLKGHRKGELTVFTGPTGSGKTTFISEYALDLCMQGVNTLWGSFEINNVRLAKIMLTQFAERRLEEQLEQFDQWADKFEDLPLYFMTFHGHQNIKAVIDTMLHAVYMYDISHVVIDNLQFMMGQEQLSVDRLAVQDYIVGAFRKFATDNGCHVTLVIHPRKEDEERELQTASIFGSAKASQEADNVLILQDRKLVTGPGKRYLQVSKNRFDGDVGVFPLEFSKVSLTFSAPSKGKARLKKVKEDNETPKKAPAGGSGASKKQ from the exons atggggctgcccccctgcagagcctCCCTGCGGCTGCTGCCCGCGCTGTCTGgctgggccgggggcgggggggccctggCGGGCCCTGGCCGGCGGCCCTACAAGAAGGAGACGCTCCCGGCCTCCGAGGGCCCCGTCCCGCCCGTGAGCGTCCCCGAGATCCGCCAGTACCTGCGCGCCCAGGGCATCCCCTTCCACGAGGGCTACAGCTGCCTGCACGCGCCCAGCCTCTTCGTGGAGGGGCCGGGGGAGCAGCTGCCGCCCCCCGCCGGCGGCGCCCGCTACAGCCTCTTCATCGACAAGACCACGGGCAGCTTCATGTGCCTGGCCACGCTGGCCGAGGGCACGTGGCAGGACTTCCAGGCCAGCGTGGAGCTGAAGCACAAGGGAGTCCCCAGCGCcggcctgcagcagctggagggggtggacccGGCTGGGGAGGATGCCCGCCACATCTGGGACCGGGCCCTGCCGCTCTGGGAGCTACTGGACGAGGAGGAGACTCGGACGGTCAAGGCCACGTTTGGCATCTCTAAGGTGTCGGACTCCACCCTGAAACGCTTTGGCGTGCGCTACCTCAGGACTGCCCGCACCCTGGTCTTCCCCTGGTTCAACCCTCGCGGCACCGGACTGAAGGGCCTGAAACTACTGGGGGCCGAGTGCCAGGGGGACACGGTACTTTACGTGGAGAACACTCTGCCCCGGCCGAGCGCCTATCACAACCTCTTCGGGCTGCCCCTGATCGGCCGCAGAGACACAGAGGTGGTGCTGACAGGCCGGGAGCTGGACACCCTGGCATTGCACCAGGCAACTGGCTTGCCTAGCTTGTCCCTGCCCCGTGGGGTCACTTGCCTGCCTCCCGTCCTGCTTCCCTATCTAGAGCAGTTCAAGCGCATCACACTGTGGCTGGGTGAGGACCTTCGCTCCTGGGAGGCCGCCAAGCTCTTTGCCCGCAAGCTGAACCCCAAGCGCTGCTCCCTGGTGCGACCCGGCGACCAGCAGCCCCGGCCCCTGGAGGCTTTCACCCGTGGCATGAACCTCTCCAAGATCGTCCGCTCCGCCCTGCCTGCCGGGCACAAGTCCATCGTCTCCTTCCGCCAGCTGCGGGACGAGGTGTTCGGGGAGCTGGCCAACGTGGAGCAGGTGGCTGGGGTCAAGTGGGCCCGCTTCCCTGATCTGAACAAACTCCTCAAGGGCCACCGCAAAGGGGAGCTCACCGTCTTCACAG GCCCGACGGGCAGTGGGAAGACGACCTTTATCAGCGAGTACGCCCTGGACCTCTGCATGCAGGGGGTGAACACCCTCTGGGGAAGCTTCGAGATTAACAACGTGCGCCTGGCCAAGATCATGCTGACCCAATTTGCGGAGAGGCGGTTggaggagcagctggagcagTTTGACCAGTGGGCCGACAAGTTCGAGGACCTGCCGCTCTACTTCATGACCTTCCACGGACACCAGAACATCAA GGCAGTGATAGACACCATGCTGCACGCCGTGTACATGTATGACATCAGCCACGTGGTCATTGACAACCTCCAGTTCatgatggggcaggagcagctctcgGTGGACAG GCTTGCTGTCCAAGACTACATCGTGGGTGCCTTCCGGAAGTTTGCCACGGACAACGGTTGTCACGTGACCCTGGTCATCCACCCTCGGAAGGAGGACGAAGAGCGGGAGCTTCAGACGGCCTCGATATTTGGGTCCGCGAAG gccagccaGGAGGCCGACAACGTGCTGATCCTCCAGGACAGAAAGCTGGTGACGGGCCCGGGGAAGCGCTACCTGCAGGTGTCCAAGAACCGCTTCGACGGGGACGTCGGGGTCTTCCCCCTGGAGTTCAGCAAAGTCTCCCTCACCTTCTCCGCCCCCAGCAAGGGGAAGGCCCGGCTGAAGAAGGTGAAAGAGGACAATGAAACGCCCAAGAAGGCTCcggcgggaggcagcggggccTCTAAGAAGCAGTGA